A portion of the Nitrospira sp. genome contains these proteins:
- the pafA gene encoding Pup--protein ligase: MQQRIFGLENEYGLIFSPNGKIYLPMEKVLGYIFEGLIPNSWPSNAFLVNGARFYQDTGCHPEYSTPECDNILDLVIHDKAGERLLEACLPAAEERLREEGLSGEIYIFKNNTDSLGNTYGCHENYLMRRDVDFWKVTEQLIPFFVTRQIYSGAGKVLKVSGKPQYFISQRAQHIHEKTSSSTTSSRSIINTRDEPHADAEKYRRLHIIVGDSNMSEYATYLKVGTATLVLSMIEAGYSVSGMELEDPVKAIREISRDPTLNKKVKLDDGRQMTAIEIQRVYVKRAKEFLAEQEHDPVLDDVWEKWVSVLDRLEEDPMQLVHEVDWVMKKHLIQSYTDKKDCGWDDPRVFLLDLQFHDVKRTRGLYYLMENRGMASRVVEEEAVQRAMSVPPQTTRAKVRGDFIRFARAKNRSYTVDWTYLKLNGYWEETILCMDPFSAVNRRVEELLSQVSGARLYR; the protein is encoded by the coding sequence ATGCAGCAACGTATCTTCGGTTTAGAAAACGAGTACGGCCTGATTTTTTCTCCGAACGGGAAGATTTATCTCCCGATGGAGAAAGTGTTGGGCTATATCTTCGAAGGCCTCATTCCGAACAGCTGGCCGTCGAATGCCTTTCTGGTCAACGGCGCGCGCTTTTATCAGGATACCGGCTGCCATCCCGAGTACTCCACGCCGGAGTGCGACAACATCCTCGATCTCGTCATCCACGATAAGGCGGGCGAGCGCTTGCTGGAAGCCTGTTTGCCGGCGGCGGAAGAGCGCCTTCGGGAAGAGGGCCTCTCCGGCGAAATCTATATTTTCAAGAACAACACCGATTCACTCGGGAATACCTACGGGTGCCATGAAAATTATCTCATGCGCCGGGACGTGGATTTCTGGAAAGTCACCGAGCAGCTCATTCCGTTTTTTGTGACCCGGCAGATCTATTCCGGCGCCGGCAAGGTCCTGAAAGTCTCCGGCAAGCCGCAGTATTTCATCTCCCAACGTGCCCAGCATATTCATGAAAAGACTTCCTCCTCGACGACCTCGTCACGGAGTATCATCAACACCCGCGACGAGCCCCACGCCGATGCGGAGAAATATCGGCGGCTCCACATCATTGTGGGCGACTCCAATATGTCGGAGTATGCGACGTATTTGAAAGTCGGCACGGCCACGTTGGTGCTCTCGATGATCGAAGCCGGGTATTCGGTCAGCGGGATGGAACTCGAAGATCCTGTCAAAGCCATCCGCGAAATTTCCCGCGACCCGACCCTTAACAAGAAGGTCAAGCTGGACGACGGCCGGCAGATGACGGCCATCGAGATCCAGCGGGTCTACGTCAAGCGCGCCAAAGAGTTTCTGGCAGAGCAGGAGCACGATCCGGTGTTGGACGACGTGTGGGAGAAGTGGGTGTCGGTGTTGGATCGTCTGGAAGAAGATCCGATGCAACTCGTGCACGAGGTCGATTGGGTGATGAAAAAGCATCTGATTCAGTCGTACACCGACAAGAAGGATTGCGGCTGGGATGACCCCCGGGTGTTTCTGCTGGATTTGCAATTTCATGACGTGAAACGAACCCGCGGACTGTATTATTTGATGGAGAATCGGGGAATGGCCTCGCGGGTGGTGGAGGAGGAAGCGGTGCAACGGGCGATGTCCGTGCCGCCTCAGACCACGCGCGCAAAAGTTCGCGGCGATTTTATTCGCTTCGCGCGGGCCAAGAACCGATCGTACACGGTCGACTGGACGTATTTGAAGTTGAACGGGTACTGGGAAGAGACCATTCTCTGTATGGATCCGTTTAGCGCGGTGAACCGACGAGTCGAAGAATTGTTGTCACAAGTGTCCGGCGCGCGATTGTATCGATGA
- a CDS encoding M23 family metallopeptidase yields the protein MSFMDRFLIISVVLLTSVFPVELFPNTGPVPRGGDGQFSGKQGQVVLIHVPDIKDAASVKGQFLGRKVTLFPDPSSGGGVGYIGLLGIDLQDEPGAHELTIDAQLGEQTRHFSYQVLVLKEKFSVEHLKLPKDKVDLDETAAARWKAEQEQVRKALAEESAMRLWQAGFIEPVHGKRTGIFGSVRIMNGQARNPHNGEDIGAPMGTDVMASNDGVVRLIVDHIFSGRGIFVDHGLGLYSMYFHLSDVLVKEGDLVKAGQIIGKVGATGRATGPHLHWGMKVNGARVNPYALLELPFPQNPAVARPVLAAPTHPAQVESSAPAVGGDTR from the coding sequence ATGTCGTTCATGGATCGCTTTCTCATCATTTCGGTCGTGCTGCTGACGAGTGTGTTTCCCGTCGAGCTCTTTCCGAACACGGGGCCGGTTCCTCGTGGCGGCGACGGGCAATTCAGCGGCAAGCAGGGCCAGGTGGTCCTCATCCACGTGCCGGATATCAAGGATGCGGCCAGCGTCAAAGGCCAGTTCCTTGGGCGCAAGGTGACGCTCTTTCCGGACCCTTCTTCCGGCGGCGGTGTCGGGTACATCGGTTTACTGGGTATCGATTTGCAGGATGAGCCCGGTGCGCATGAGCTCACGATCGATGCCCAATTGGGTGAGCAAACGCGCCATTTTTCCTATCAGGTGTTGGTGCTGAAGGAGAAGTTCTCCGTCGAACATCTGAAGTTGCCGAAAGACAAAGTCGATCTCGACGAGACAGCAGCTGCGCGCTGGAAGGCCGAACAGGAGCAGGTTCGCAAGGCGTTGGCTGAGGAGTCTGCCATGCGGCTCTGGCAGGCCGGGTTCATCGAACCGGTCCATGGTAAGCGGACAGGAATTTTCGGCAGTGTTCGTATCATGAACGGTCAAGCCAGAAACCCGCACAACGGAGAAGATATCGGCGCGCCGATGGGCACCGACGTGATGGCCAGCAATGACGGTGTCGTCCGGCTGATTGTGGACCATATCTTTTCAGGCCGCGGCATCTTTGTGGACCACGGTCTGGGCCTGTACTCGATGTACTTTCACCTCTCCGACGTGCTGGTGAAGGAAGGTGACTTAGTCAAGGCCGGGCAGATCATCGGCAAAGTCGGCGCCACCGGTCGCGCTACCGGTCCGCATCTTCATTGGGGCATGAAGGTCAATGGCGCCCGCGTGAACCCCTACGCGCTGCTCGAATTACCCTTTCCCCAGAACCCTGCCGTTGCACGACCTGTGTTGGCCGCCCCGACGCATCCCGCACAGGTCGAATCAAGCGCCCCCGCAGTCGGCGGAGATACGCGATAA
- the prcB gene encoding proteasome subunit beta, with protein sequence MKHSAFLPYHEGSSFFDFLTQHHPELRPGLSEIALQRAAPPVDFGRPGTIPVPHGTTVLALKYRDGAIIAGDRRATEGFQIADRRIEKVFRIDDYSAMAIAGAAGPCIEMAKLFQTELEHYEKLEGVQLSCEGKANKLGQMVKANLPMVFQGLVVMPLYVGYDLKRNEGRIFKYDITGGRYEESDHHSIGSGGKDARNTMREHYRSGLQEEEALRVGLLALYNAADEDVGTGGPDLVRGIYPTAKIVSSAGIIDVPEDRVRALFETMIAERRRA encoded by the coding sequence ATGAAACATTCTGCCTTCCTTCCATATCACGAGGGGTCCAGCTTCTTCGACTTCCTCACTCAGCATCATCCTGAATTAAGACCCGGTTTGAGTGAGATCGCCCTGCAGCGCGCCGCGCCTCCCGTGGATTTCGGCCGACCAGGAACGATCCCGGTGCCGCATGGGACGACGGTCCTGGCGTTGAAATATCGGGATGGGGCCATTATTGCCGGTGATCGACGCGCGACCGAGGGATTTCAGATCGCCGACCGGCGGATTGAAAAGGTCTTCCGCATCGACGACTATTCCGCGATGGCGATCGCGGGGGCGGCGGGGCCGTGTATCGAGATGGCCAAATTGTTTCAGACGGAGCTTGAGCATTACGAGAAGCTCGAAGGCGTGCAGTTGTCCTGTGAGGGGAAGGCCAACAAGCTGGGGCAGATGGTGAAGGCCAACCTTCCGATGGTATTTCAGGGACTGGTCGTCATGCCGCTTTACGTTGGATACGATCTCAAGCGGAACGAAGGCCGCATTTTTAAGTACGACATTACTGGGGGGCGCTACGAAGAGTCCGACCACCATTCCATCGGCTCCGGCGGCAAGGACGCCCGCAACACGATGCGTGAGCATTATCGATCCGGTCTCCAGGAAGAAGAGGCGCTGCGGGTCGGGCTGTTGGCCCTCTACAATGCGGCGGATGAGGATGTGGGGACCGGCGGGCCTGATTTAGTCCGCGGTATTTATCCGACAGCGAAGATCGTCAGTAGCGCCGGTATCATTGATGTGCCTGAAGATCGGGTGCGTGCCTTGTTCGAAACCATGATCGCAGAGCGAAGGAGAGCCTAG
- the prcA gene encoding proteasome subunit alpha — protein sequence MPLPYYVSPEQMMQDKAEYAKKGIAKGRSIIALEYVDGILLAADNPSSSLHKVSEVYDRIAFAGAGKYSEFEHLRKAGIRHADLTGYMYSREDVSARTLSNAYSQSLGTAFSTDVKPLEVEILVVQVGVNGQANEIFRISFDGSIVDEKNLAVIGGRSEAVQQYLREHATPQPPTLKDGLRRCLAALEQIATQKIPSENLEVAVLDRNRLGRKFKRLSSADISQLFA from the coding sequence ATGCCGTTGCCCTACTACGTCTCGCCTGAACAAATGATGCAGGACAAGGCGGAGTACGCCAAAAAAGGCATCGCCAAAGGACGCTCCATCATTGCCCTGGAGTATGTCGACGGAATTTTGCTGGCGGCGGACAATCCCAGTTCCTCCTTGCATAAAGTGTCGGAGGTCTATGACCGGATCGCGTTTGCCGGAGCCGGCAAATATAGCGAATTCGAGCATCTCCGGAAGGCCGGCATTCGCCATGCCGATCTGACGGGGTACATGTACAGCCGGGAAGACGTGAGCGCGCGGACCTTGTCCAATGCCTACTCGCAGAGTCTGGGGACGGCCTTCAGTACGGACGTCAAGCCGCTGGAAGTCGAAATTCTTGTCGTGCAGGTCGGTGTGAACGGTCAGGCGAATGAGATCTTCCGCATTTCATTCGACGGCAGCATCGTGGATGAAAAGAATCTCGCGGTGATCGGGGGACGATCGGAAGCCGTTCAGCAATATCTGCGGGAACATGCGACACCGCAGCCACCCACGCTGAAGGATGGGCTCCGGCGTTGCCTGGCCGCATTGGAGCAGATCGCCACTCAAAAGATCCCTTCAGAAAATCTCGAAGTCGCCGTGCTGGACCGGAACCGCCTTGGGCGGAAGTTCAAACGGTTGAGCAGTGCCGATATCTCCCAGCTCTTCGCCTGA
- a CDS encoding proteasome accessory factor PafA2: MSDNPTHNPSRVIGTETEFGIASRDPNAADPVANSIHLIGYYPNLPAPHAVWDYENENPLLDARGFEVDGERERPGPDYNRQLNKVLANGGRLYVDGAHPEYSTPECLNAREVVAFERVGERIVAQALEGITKARGRDQFVLYKNNSDGKGNSYGYHENYLVSRAVPFERITQVLTPFFVTRSIYAGSGKVGAENQTSPVDYQISQRADFFETLVDLNTMVRRPIINTRDEPHSDSAKYRRLHVIVGDANMAEVSTYLKVGTLSIVLELLEAGADLPRISLADPVNAIKQVSRDVQVKESLKLSDGSSSTAIAVQRAYLKAAQSYYACHELNQVTKDVLVRWEDVLDRLERDPRSLVRELDWVAKRYLIESYMERKSCGWDDPRVRLMDFQYHDVRPDKGLYYTLERNHRIERVVLDHEIARAEFNPPVGTRAYFRGQCVKKYPNVVYGASWTSVLFDTGQNKIKRIPLMDPLRGTEALTGELLAQAETASALLAKLST, translated from the coding sequence ATGAGCGACAATCCTACGCACAATCCGTCCCGTGTCATCGGCACGGAGACCGAATTCGGCATCGCCAGTCGTGACCCGAATGCGGCCGATCCGGTGGCCAACTCCATTCACCTCATCGGCTACTACCCGAATCTTCCGGCTCCGCATGCGGTGTGGGACTACGAGAACGAAAATCCCCTGCTGGATGCGCGCGGGTTTGAGGTCGACGGTGAGCGGGAACGGCCGGGACCTGATTACAATCGGCAACTCAATAAGGTCCTGGCCAACGGTGGTCGTCTCTATGTCGATGGCGCGCATCCTGAATATTCCACGCCTGAGTGTCTCAATGCGAGGGAAGTCGTGGCGTTCGAGCGCGTCGGTGAACGCATTGTCGCGCAGGCCCTGGAAGGGATTACCAAGGCGCGCGGGCGTGACCAGTTCGTGTTGTATAAGAATAATTCAGACGGTAAGGGCAACAGCTATGGGTACCACGAGAATTATCTCGTGTCGCGGGCGGTGCCATTTGAACGCATCACCCAGGTCCTCACGCCGTTCTTTGTGACGCGGTCGATTTATGCCGGGTCCGGCAAGGTCGGCGCGGAAAACCAGACCAGCCCCGTCGATTATCAGATTTCGCAGCGGGCGGATTTTTTCGAAACGCTCGTGGATCTGAACACGATGGTTCGGCGGCCGATCATCAATACGCGCGACGAACCGCATTCTGATTCGGCGAAGTACCGGCGGCTCCATGTGATCGTCGGAGACGCCAATATGGCCGAGGTATCGACCTATCTGAAGGTCGGGACCCTCTCGATTGTGTTGGAGTTGCTCGAGGCCGGCGCCGACCTTCCTCGAATCAGCCTGGCAGATCCGGTGAATGCCATCAAGCAGGTCTCCCGGGATGTGCAGGTGAAGGAGAGTTTGAAGCTCAGTGACGGGAGCTCATCCACTGCGATCGCCGTGCAGCGAGCGTACCTCAAGGCCGCCCAGAGCTATTATGCCTGCCACGAGCTCAATCAGGTGACGAAGGACGTGCTGGTGCGGTGGGAAGATGTGCTCGATCGCCTGGAACGGGATCCTCGGTCATTAGTGCGTGAGTTGGATTGGGTCGCCAAGCGGTACCTGATCGAGTCCTATATGGAACGCAAATCCTGTGGTTGGGACGATCCGCGCGTTCGTCTGATGGATTTCCAATACCATGATGTCCGTCCGGACAAGGGACTGTATTACACCCTGGAACGGAATCATCGAATTGAGCGGGTGGTGTTGGATCATGAGATTGCGAGGGCGGAATTCAATCCGCCGGTTGGGACCAGGGCTTACTTTAGGGGCCAGTGCGTCAAGAAGTACCCGAATGTCGTCTACGGGGCGAGTTGGACGTCCGTGCTGTTCGATACCGGACAGAACAAGATCAAGAGAATCCCCTTGATGGATCCCCTGCGGGGAACCGAAGCGCTCACGGGGGAGTTGCTGGCGCAAGCAGAAACGGCGTCTGCCCTACTCGCTAAACTTTCGACCTGA
- the arc gene encoding proteasome ATPase produces MTHKNDEQAREVEKLRIQIQSMEEEIRRLYQSRYQLEQTTKQNEKLVATLQEAKSQIETLRAEVEKLTAPPSTYGIFSSLDTDGTGNVYVSGRKMKVSLHPSIKAKSLRKGQEVILNEALNVIEVRGFDVQGEVVRLKDVLEGNRALVTLHFDEEKVAELGEPLLSERLSVGDHLLYDPRSGCVIEKLPKSEAEELVLEEVPDVDYEHIGGLQKEIEQVRDAVELPFLYPHIFANYKLSAPKGVLLYGPPGCGKTLIAKAVASSIAKKLGHLKDKQLRSYFLHVKGPELLNKYVGESERQVREVFKKAKERADDGHPVIVFFDEMDALFRTRGTGISSDIESTIVPQFLSEIDGVERLTNVIVIGASNRQDLIDPAVLRAGRLDVKVKVGRPDATAARDIFSKYVSTDLPFAEDDLKRHGGDARALVDSLMNMTVDAMYATTDENKFIEVTYANGEKEVLYFKDFASGALIEGIVSRAKKFAVKRAIAQEGAGLRAEDLIRAIREEFKEHEDLPNTTNPDDWAKVAGKKGEKIVHLRTISGGPAEARQIETVNTGHYL; encoded by the coding sequence GTGACGCACAAGAACGACGAACAGGCCCGCGAGGTTGAAAAACTTCGCATCCAAATCCAGTCCATGGAGGAGGAGATACGGCGGCTCTACCAGTCACGCTACCAGCTCGAACAAACGACGAAGCAGAACGAGAAGCTCGTCGCGACTCTCCAAGAAGCCAAATCTCAAATCGAAACGTTGCGGGCCGAAGTCGAGAAGCTGACGGCTCCGCCCTCGACCTACGGGATTTTCTCCAGCCTCGACACCGATGGTACGGGAAATGTCTACGTATCCGGCCGTAAGATGAAGGTCAGTCTTCATCCCTCCATCAAAGCGAAATCGCTCCGCAAAGGGCAGGAGGTCATCCTCAACGAAGCCCTCAACGTCATCGAAGTGCGTGGATTCGATGTGCAGGGCGAAGTCGTTCGTTTGAAGGATGTGCTGGAGGGGAATCGGGCGCTGGTGACGCTGCACTTCGATGAAGAAAAAGTCGCGGAGCTCGGCGAGCCATTGCTCAGCGAGCGTCTCAGTGTCGGCGATCATCTGTTATACGATCCGCGGTCCGGGTGCGTCATCGAAAAGCTGCCGAAATCGGAAGCCGAGGAACTGGTGCTCGAAGAAGTCCCCGATGTGGACTACGAACATATCGGCGGACTCCAGAAAGAAATCGAGCAAGTCCGTGATGCGGTGGAGTTACCCTTTCTGTATCCGCACATTTTTGCGAACTACAAACTCAGCGCCCCGAAGGGCGTGTTGCTCTATGGCCCGCCGGGTTGCGGCAAGACGTTGATCGCCAAGGCCGTGGCCAGTTCGATCGCCAAGAAACTAGGGCATCTCAAAGACAAACAGCTGCGCAGCTACTTCCTTCATGTGAAGGGGCCTGAGCTGCTGAATAAGTATGTCGGCGAGTCTGAGCGGCAGGTGCGTGAGGTATTCAAGAAAGCCAAGGAACGCGCCGACGACGGTCATCCCGTGATTGTGTTTTTCGACGAGATGGACGCATTGTTCCGCACTCGCGGCACCGGCATCTCCTCCGACATCGAATCGACCATCGTGCCGCAGTTTCTCTCGGAGATCGACGGTGTGGAGCGTCTGACCAATGTCATCGTCATCGGCGCGAGCAACCGGCAGGACTTGATCGATCCGGCCGTGCTCCGCGCGGGTCGTCTCGATGTGAAGGTGAAGGTCGGTCGTCCGGACGCCACGGCGGCCCGGGATATTTTCTCCAAGTACGTCTCGACCGATTTGCCGTTTGCCGAGGACGATCTGAAGCGGCATGGCGGGGATGCCCGGGCACTTGTGGATTCCCTCATGAACATGACCGTCGATGCCATGTATGCGACGACGGACGAAAACAAGTTCATTGAAGTGACCTATGCGAACGGCGAGAAGGAAGTGTTGTACTTCAAGGATTTCGCCAGCGGCGCGTTGATCGAGGGCATCGTGTCGCGTGCCAAGAAATTCGCCGTGAAGCGGGCGATTGCGCAAGAAGGAGCCGGTCTGCGGGCCGAGGATCTGATCCGTGCGATCCGTGAAGAATTTAAAGAGCACGAAGACTTGCCCAACACCACGAATCCGGACGATTGGGCCAAGGTCGCCGGCAAGAAAGGCGAGAAGATTGTCCACCTCCGGACGATCAGCGGCGGGCCTGCAGAGGCGCGCCAAATCGAAACGGTCAACACCGGTCACTACCTGTAG